One window from the genome of Acidihalobacter ferrooxydans encodes:
- the nuoI gene encoding NADH-quinone oxidoreductase subunit NuoI: MMNVPKAIGGILGSLAATLKHAAAPRDTVLYPEQKPDLPPRFRGRIVLTRDPDGAERCVACYLCSAVCPVNCIDIQGTEAPEDERRYPQTFQINFARCIFCGMCEEACPTLAIQLTPDFEMCVRDRADLLYQKEDLLIDGTGKHPHYNFYRHTGVPIAGKPIGTAEHETPPVDPFANLP; encoded by the coding sequence ATGATGAATGTACCCAAAGCCATCGGCGGCATCCTCGGCTCTCTGGCCGCAACCCTGAAACACGCCGCAGCCCCCCGCGACACGGTGCTCTATCCCGAGCAGAAACCCGATTTGCCGCCGCGTTTCCGCGGCCGCATCGTGCTCACCCGCGATCCCGACGGCGCCGAGCGCTGCGTTGCCTGCTATCTGTGTTCGGCGGTGTGTCCGGTGAACTGCATCGATATTCAGGGCACCGAGGCACCGGAGGACGAGCGCCGCTATCCGCAGACCTTTCAGATCAATTTCGCCCGCTGCATTTTCTGCGGCATGTGCGAGGAGGCCTGCCCGACGCTGGCGATTCAGCTCACGCCGGATTTCGAAATGTGCGTGCGCGACCGCGCCGATCTGCTCTATCAGAAGGAGGACTTGTTGATCGACGGCACCGGCAAGCATCCGCATTACAATTTTTATCGCCACACCGGTGTGCCGATCGCCGGTAAGCCGATCGGCACGGCCGAGCACGAAACGCCGCCGGTCGATCCGTTCGCGAATCTTCCTTGA
- the nuoH gene encoding NADH-quinone oxidoreductase subunit NuoH, protein MNPVLYWLLVVIGIGITAVALILVAALLIFVERRLLGLLQDRYGPNRAGPFGILQSIADALKLLSKEAFVPPFADRFFYTLAPILVASSVLLSFVVVPVGPGLSWAGELNVGLLFVLAMSSINAYGVFLGGWASNSKFPLIGSVRAIAQLISYELSLGLAVMGVVLLAGSFSLERIVQAQHIPYIVLQPLGFLIFLICGIAETHRLPFDLPEAENELAAGFNTEYGGMRFGLFFLGEYMGVVLIAALTTALYLGGWHGPFQPWLAVPWFALKTLLIVLLFFWLRASLPRLRYDQLIAFGWKFLLPLALLNVMVTALVGLLWK, encoded by the coding sequence ATGAACCCGGTGCTCTACTGGCTGCTGGTGGTGATCGGGATCGGTATCACCGCTGTGGCGCTGATTCTGGTCGCCGCGCTGCTGATCTTCGTCGAGCGTCGCCTGCTCGGGCTGTTGCAGGACCGCTACGGCCCCAACCGCGCCGGCCCCTTCGGCATTCTGCAATCCATTGCCGACGCCTTGAAACTGCTTAGCAAGGAAGCTTTTGTGCCGCCGTTTGCCGACCGCTTTTTCTACACGCTGGCGCCGATTCTGGTGGCCAGTTCCGTGCTGCTGAGTTTCGTCGTGGTGCCGGTCGGGCCGGGGCTGAGCTGGGCCGGCGAGCTGAATGTCGGCCTGCTGTTCGTGCTCGCGATGAGTTCGATCAATGCCTACGGCGTGTTTCTCGGTGGCTGGGCCTCGAACAGCAAGTTTCCGTTGATCGGATCGGTGCGCGCCATCGCACAGCTCATCAGCTACGAATTGTCGCTCGGGTTGGCCGTGATGGGCGTGGTGCTACTGGCCGGCTCGTTCAGCCTGGAGCGCATCGTCCAGGCACAGCATATTCCCTACATCGTGTTGCAGCCGCTGGGGTTTCTCATTTTCCTGATCTGCGGCATCGCCGAGACGCACCGTCTGCCGTTCGACCTGCCGGAGGCGGAAAACGAGCTGGCCGCCGGATTCAACACCGAATACGGCGGTATGCGCTTCGGACTGTTCTTCCTCGGCGAATACATGGGCGTGGTCTTGATCGCCGCGCTGACCACGGCGCTGTATCTGGGCGGGTGGCATGGGCCGTTCCAGCCGTGGCTGGCGGTGCCGTGGTTTGCCTTGAAGACGCTGCTGATTGTGCTGCTGTTCTTCTGGCTGCGCGCCAGTCTGCCGCGTTTGCGCTATGACCAGCTGATCGCGTTCGGGTGGAAATTTCTGTTGCCGTTGGCCTTGCTGAATGTGATGGTGACGGCGTTGGTGGGCTTGTTATGGAAGTGA